One genomic region from Torulaspora delbrueckii CBS 1146 chromosome 4, complete genome encodes:
- the MET22 gene encoding 3'(2'),5'-bisphosphate nucleotidase (similar to Saccharomyces cerevisiae MET22 (YOL064C); ancestral locus Anc_3.157) translates to MGFEKELLVATQAVRKASLLTKRIQSEVIAHRNSTTITKSDNSPVTVGDYAAQTIIINAIKTNFPNDKIVGEESSDGLENAFVSEILREIKENDEVFESKFAGHQEKSLLVNETFPLETIQNVKTIIDYGDYEGGNKGRVWCLDPIDGTKGFLRGEQFAVCLALIVDGTTQLGVIGCPNLSLEQYGGKDLPGYEPFGYIFRAVRGNGASYAPAAAATPGTENIWQKAHARELTSTDGMVSLEGVEKSHSAHDEQSIIKEKLGIKKSLHLDSQVKYCMLAAGLGDVYLRLPIKLEYQEKIWDHAAGNVIVEEAGGIHTDALQNVPLNFGQGRTLTTKGVIASCGPTNLHKLVVSTSSDVMKAAKH, encoded by the coding sequence ATgggatttgaaaaagagcTTTTGGTTGCCACTCAGGCCGTTCGTAAGGCATCTTTGTTGACCAAGAGGATTCAATCCGAAGTGATCGCTCATAGAAATTCGACTACAATTACCAAAAGTGATAACTCTCCAGTCACTGTTGGGGATTACGCGGCCCAAACCATTATTATAAATGCCATCAAgacaaattttccaaatgaCAAGATAGTAGGCGAAGAGTCCTCTGATGGTTTAGAAAATGCATTTGTCTCTGAAATACTCCGtgaaattaaagaaaatgaCGAGGTTTTCGAGTCCAAGTTTGCTGGTCACCAGGAGAAAAGTCTATTAGTCAATGAGACTTTTCCATTGGaaacaattcaaaatgTGAAAACAATTATCGATTATGGCGACTATGAAGGTGGTAACAAGGGCCGTGTCTGGTGTCTGGATCCTATCGACGGGACCAAAGGATTCCTTAGAGGTGAGCAATTCGCTGTTTGTCTGGCTTTGATTGTTGATGGAACTACTCAATTAGGTGTCATTGGATGTCCCAACCTATCACTAGAACAGTACGGGGGTAAAGATTTACCAGGTTACGAACCTTTTGGATACATTTTCCGTGCTGTCAGAGGCAATGGGGCCTCGTACGCACCAGCTGCAGCAGCTACACCTGGAACAGAAAACATCTGGCAAAAAGCTCACGCAAGAGAATTAACTTCCACTGACGGCATGGTATCATTAGAAGGTGTAGAAAAGTCACACTCTGCTCACGACGAACAGTCCATCATCAAGGAGAAACTCGGTATCAAAAAATCACTACATCTGGATTCTCAGGTGAAATATTGTATGCTAGCCGCAGGTCTTGGTGACGTCTATCTACGTTTGCCTATCAAGCTagaatatcaagaaaagatctgGGACCATGCCGCTGGTAACGTTatcgttgaagaagcagGTGGTATCCACACAGACGCATTGCAAAATGTCCCATTAAACTTCGGCCAGGGTAGAACACTAACCACCAAGGGTGTCATTGCATCCTGCGGACCCACTAATCTTCACAAGCTAGTGGTATCCACTTCTAGCGACGTAATGAAAGCTGCCAAACACTGA
- the GPR1 gene encoding Gpr1p (similar to Saccharomyces cerevisiae GPR1 (YDL035C); ancestral locus Anc_3.156) encodes MVGEVLPAKVQVPHQLLDVNTTTVNQLLGLPGMFSTFVAKDLRGLRILALTASSASIVACTASIFFLVNIDRRKRVFRHDLVFFLIICDLVKALVLMIYPLVILVRNDVYADPRFFNTLGWFTAYCVEGADLAIFFFAIHFALLIFLPSWKWRRSGSRKMEGGLYGVRKYIWPITSLVPVLLASLAFINFQLLDFEELVNGTTVILDNDNYHVRYDARLGGYKPYSAWCYLPPYPVWYKLVLSWGPRYFIIIFILVLYISIYVFVKKESKRIKRHLYDFRDQRAEEHIAELRAKSRWELLKIRLFRFLVKPFVQFLLNLKNFLSFSFDESSVPTSGRNSMTSGGSFYATDEGASFDQVPNIRVSRALDRAGTPPGEDSFTNNESSQASKSGNIQSGTLKENDDLDSHNNLHGHTPPIPGKLMPPNGNSHRFSRCISPIQTPSVHDNRAAENEHEGEVPQANKSDPRRASTTDVKHVQATFQKQTYATMKRRRAQIQKNLRSIFIYPFSYIGIWIFPLIVDITQYRHEIIHGPIVWLIYIATLAQPLNGLVDTLVFVYREKPWRYSWSEVQFRELLEAYSLRDKMGEQDIKELYHSELGKKGWYYCGRFDRLCCWKHKPQWWKRAGWYVYRSLCGLIQNKYDFEDTCEDLPLDCNYDSKDSWTCFNLNKLRCEQHERQFSFPSDSTTGSGPVQSRRGSDSNIDYVRVPTFWRFIHLLPMLKGIDLDELDRQLRQKAIDHDFVLPGLHFALNKDTDGRHDLNRTYSKPIFKPEYSINNEKKAANKTQNGESARAHPASAHVHLDVNADFGDTVKKEPAKYFEEGDTQSHGNESDKDRIGMLAFLNGPTN; translated from the coding sequence ATGGTAGGAGAGGTGTTACCGGCCAAGGTTCAAGTTCCGCACCAACTGCTCGACGTGAATACTACGACAGTAAATCAGTTACTCGGTTTGCCTGGAATGTTTTCCACTTTTGTTGCGAAAGATCTCAGAGGACTAAGGATACTTGCGCTTACGGCTTCATCGGCTTCTATTGTAGCCTGCACagcttcaattttctttctGGTCAATATCGATAGACGCAAACGAGTTTTCAGACATGATCTTGTCTTTTTCCTGATTATATGTGATTTGGTCAAGGCATTGGTCCTAATGATATATCCTCTGGTGATACTGGTGCGGAATGACGTTTACGCTGACccaagatttttcaatacACTAGGATGGTTTACTGCCTACTGCGTAGAGGGAGCTGATTTGGCtatctttttctttgcaattcattTCGCGCTCCTGATCTTCCTACCGTCGTGGAAATGGCGGCGTAGTGGATCGCGGAAGATGGAAGGTGGGCTTTATGGTGTACGAAAATATATCTGGCCCATTACTTCGTTGGTTCCCGTCCTGTTGGCAAGTCTGGCATTTATCAATTTCCAGTTACTCGACTTCGAAGAGCTGGTCAATGGGACAACGGTGATTCTCGACAACGACAATTACCACGTCCGTTATGATGCACGCCTAGGCGGCTACAAACCGTATAGTGCTTGGTGTTACCTGCCGCCTTATCCGGTATGGTATAAACTAGTTTTGAGCTGGGGGCCAAgatatttcatcatcattttcatcctcgtACTGTATATTTCCATCTATGTGTTTGTTAAAAAGGAAAGTAAGAGGATAAAGAGACACTTGTATGATTTTAGAGATCAGCGAGCGGAGGAACACATTGCTGAACTTCGAGCAAAATCAAGATGGGAACTTCTCAAGATAAGACTCTTTCGTTTTTTGGTTAAACCAttcgttcaatttcttttgaatttaaAGAACTTTCTTTCCTTTagttttgatgaaagttcTGTTCCTACAAGTGGAAGAAATAGTATGACTTCAGGAGGTTCCTTTTATGCGACCGACGAAGGAGCGTCTTTCGATCAGGTGCCTAACATCAGGGTTTCTCGTGCTCTTGATAGAGCAGGGACTCCTCCTGGTGAGGATAGTTTTACGAATAACGAAAGCTCACAAGCTTCCAAAAGTGGAAATATTCAATCTGGCAccttgaaagaaaacgATGACTTAGACTCACATAATAATTTACATGGCCATACTCCACCGATACCTGGTAAGTTGATGCCACCCAATGGCAACAGTCATCGTTTTTCTCGTTGTATTTCACCGATTCAAACTCCTTCGGTACATGACAATCGAGCAGCTGAAAATGAACATGAGGGCGAAGTACCACAAGCAAATAAAAGTGATCCTCGCAGAGCTTCCACAACTGACGTCAAGCATGTCCAAGCCACGTTCCAAAAACAGACCTATGCGACGATGAAGCGTCGAAGAGCccaaattcaaaaaaacCTAAGGTCCATTTTCATTTACCCATTTTCCTACATTGGCATATGGATATTTCCGTTGATTGTGGATATTACACAATATAGACACGAAATCATACACGGGCCAATAGTTTGGTTAATTTATATTGCCACTCTTGCCCAACCTTTGAACGGTCTAGTGGATACTCTAGTGTTTGTTTACAGGGAAAAACCTTGGAGATATTCGTGGTCGGAGGTTCAGTTTCGGGAACTGTTAGAGGCCTACTCTTTACGTGATAAAATGGGGGAACAAGATATCAAGGAGCTTTACCACAGTGAGCTTGGAAAGAAGGGGTGGTACTATTGTGGAAGATTCGACAGGCTTTGCTGCTGGAAGCATAAGCCACAATGGTGGAAGCGAGCAGGTTGGTATGTTTACCGGTCTCTGTGTGGTCTCATACAAAACAAATACGACTTCGAGGACACCTGTGAGGATCTTCCTTTAGATTGTAACTACGATTCGAAAGATTCTTGGACATGCTTCAATCTTAATAAATTGCGCTGTGAGCAACATGAGAGACAATTCTCATTCCCATCAGATTCGACAACCGGATCAGGACCTGTTCAGAGCCGGAGAGGAAGCGACAGCAACATCGATTACGTAAGGGTTCCAACCTTCTGGAGATTCATTCATCTCTTACCAATGCTAAAAGGTATTGATTTAGATGAACTTGACCGACAACTACGCCAGAAAGCGATAGATCATGATTTTGTGCTACCTGGGTTACATTTTGCCTTGAATAAAGATACTGATGGCAGACATGACCTGAATAGGACGTATAGCAAGCCAATTTTCAAACCTGAGTACTCTATCAataatgagaagaaagccGCTAATAAAACACAAAATGGGGAATCAGCTCGAGCTCATCCGGCTTCGGCACATGTGCATTTGGATGTCAATGCTGATTTTGGCGACACTGTTAAGAAAGAGCCTGCtaaatattttgaagaaggcGACACTCAGAGTCACGGCAATGAGAGTGATAAAGATAGGATAGGAATGCTGGCATTCTTGAATGGCCCAACTAATTAA
- the INP54 gene encoding phosphoinositide 5-phosphatase INP54 (similar to Saccharomyces cerevisiae INP54 (YOL065C); ancestral locus Anc_3.155), translated as MSNMWRVYVTTFNCAKKFPFEENEAKTAILNEIVPQALEHDIYVFGFQELISTWEASFPKMIAPKIQDLVDLTLKFINRHASGKTFRAVGSTSTGAVGLIAFADEKIGLRKVSYSNLRCGLFNSSLKGSASLCCTLQGQNKEQETFTFICSHLNANEGPENAELRVSNYASIMSACATDFRLMPFKTSHIFFFGDLNFRVNGLQDTVTDFSNIENISKVLTNHEELNKLRKEKLVFDGFDEGQISFSPTYKYQVSQEKEYDGRRTPSWCDRILFKQYPRDSFKILSYNSVSRTSHLQFTDHQAVTLDIKVPSMTSGTELKIPTTVPSSQQIFVGDIADTLIGYVGWALTKNIHYGIIAALGLIIFYTLL; from the coding sequence ATGAGCAATATGTGGAGAGTTTACGTTACGACATTTAATTGTGCTAAAAAGTTtccatttgaagaaaacgaGGCCAAGACTGCTATACTGAATGAAATAGTACCGCAAGCTTTAGAACATGATATTTACGTGTTTGGTTTCCAAGAATTAATTAGTACTTGGGAAGCATCGTTTCCGAAAATGATTGCACCTAAAATACAAGATTTGGTAGATCTCACGCTGAAGTTTATCAATCGCCATGCTTCAGGAAAGACATTTCGTGCGGTTGGCAGCACATCTACCGGTGCTGTTGGGCTCATTGCGTTTGCTGAcgaaaaaattggtctGAGAAAAGTCTCCTACAGTAACCTCAGATGTGGATTATTTAATTCCAGTTTGAAAGGGTCAGCTTCACTATGCTGCACTCTTCAAGGACAGAACAAAGAGCAGGAAACCTTTACCTTCATATGTAGTCATCTCAACGCGAACGAGGGTCCCGAGAATGCAGAATTGAGAGTAAGCAATTATGCCTCCATTATGAGTGCCTGCGCAACAGATTTCAGATTAATGCCTTTCAAGACATCTCatatattcttctttggagattTAAACTTCAGAGTAAATGGTTTACAGGATACTGTGAccgatttttcaaatatagAGAATATCAGTAAAGTATTGACGAACCACGAGGAACTGAATAAGCTTCGGAAGGAGAAATTGGTGTTCGATggttttgatgaaggaCAGATTAGCTTCTCACCAACGTACAAGTACCAAGTATCCCAGGAAAAAGAATATGACGGTAGAAGAACTCCCTCGTGGTGCGATAGAATTCTATTCAAACAATATCCGAGGGATAGTTTCAAGATCCTGTCGTACAATTCAGTAAGCAGGACTTCTCATCTGCAATTTACAGATCATCAAGCAGTCACACTCGACATAAAGGTACCTTCTATGACGTCAGGAACTGAACTCAAGATACCGACAACCGTTCCATCGTCTCAGCAGATTTTTGTTGGTGATATTGCAGACACTCTGATCGGCTACGTTGGATGGGCACTCACGAAAAACATACACTACGGTATCATTGCAGCCCTAGGcttgatcatcttttaCACTCTCTTGTGA
- the TDEL0D04680 gene encoding uncharacterized protein (similar to Saccharomyces cerevisiae PUS9 (YDL036C) and RIB2 (YOL066C); ancestral locus Anc_3.154), producing the protein MLIRFLRSLKPRYRPRMCSRNLSKVPSSSECNTSENGSEASSTFDDHLQKELEHFKQVQEARAKRQKNKKPGRTTELRDEAGFKLRLADTNQKRHKQADPEYEVIIDGPLRKLAPYYYTYMTFCKLRWRDRNLLEVFESEFRDREKSYYKKTIASGSVLLNGEPANLDSIIRNGDLITHKIHRHEPPVTSKPIGTVYEDDDILVIDKPSGIPVHPTGRYRFNTITKILEKQWGKAVHPINRLDRLTSGLMFIAKTPKGADEMSDQMKAREVSKEYVARVVGEFPVGELCVEEPLRSVEPRLGLNAVCRMEEEGAKHAKTIFNRVSFDGQTSIVKCRPLTGRTHQIRVHLQFLGHPIANDPIYSNVKVWGPSLGKGYITDFKDIITELHEYGRTKCAESWYEPNAQGEALLEEKCPVCETDLYSDPGPNDLDLWLHAYRYESLEVDPATNKKNRSYRTQLPLWALEPHRKYMELALKEAAKCGPTTTAFSVGAVLVNGSETLSTGYSRELIGNTHAEQCALEKYFTQVGAREVPEGTVLYTTMEPCSFRLSGNEPCVHRILAQNGNIKNVFVGVIEPDTFVKNNTSYDILLGQGIDYIQIPGYEEICKKLAFKGHESAH; encoded by the coding sequence ATGCTCATCAGGTTTTTGAGATCTTTGAAACCACGATATCGACCAAGAATGTGTAGTagaaatctttcaaaggtacCATCATCAAGCGAATGCAATACATCAGAGAATGGTTCTGAAGCCTCGAGTACCTTCGATGACCATTTACAAAAAGAGCTAGAGCATTTCAAGCAAGTTCAAGAAGCAAGAGCAAAGAGGCAGAAGAATAAGAAACCCGGAAGGACAACAGAGCTCCGCGATGAAGCCGGATTCAAGTTGAGATTAGCAGATACGAATCAAAAGAGACATAAACAAGCTGATCCAGAGTATGAAGTTATTATTGATGGGCCATTAAGGAAGCTTGCTCCATACTATTATACTTATATGACGTTTTGCAAATTGAGATGGAGAGACAGAAATCTATTGGAAGTTTTCGAGAGCGAATTCAGAGACAGAGAAAAAAGCTATTACAAAAAGACAATTGCCAGTGGCTCTGTTCTTCTAAATGGCGAGCCAGCTAATCTTGACAGTATCATACGAAATGGGGACCTCATTACGCACAAGATACATCGCCATGAACCGCCAGTGACGTCGAAGCCCATTGGAACGGTTtacgaagatgatgatatccTCGTTATTGATAAACCATCAGGTATTCCAGTGCATCCCACTGGTCGCTATCGCTTCAATACTATAACCAAGATACTGGAAAAACAGTGGGGCAAAGCTGTGCATCCTATCAATCGACTAGATCGTTTGACGAGTGGTCTGATGTTCATTGCCAAGACACCAAAAGGAGCAGATGAGATGTCTGATCAAATGAAAGCCAGAGAAGTCTCGAAAGAGTATGTCGCTAGGGTTGTGGGCGAGTTTCCCGTCGGGGAGCTTTGCGTGGAAGAACCGCTGAGATCAGTTGAACCCAGATTGGGACTCAACGCCGTTTGCAGAATGGAGGAGGAGGGAGCAAAACATGCCAAGACTATTTTCAATAGAGTGAGTTTTGATGGGCAAACAAGTATCGTTAAGTGTCGCCCTCTCACGGGTCGGACCCATCAAATTCGTGTCCATTTACAATTCTTAGGTCACCCGATAGCAAACGATCCTATATATTCGAATGTCAAGGTCTGGGGTCCCAGTTTGGGTAAGGGCTACATCACTGATTTCAAGGACATCATAACCGAGCTTCATGAGTACGGACGGACTAAGTGTGCCGAGAGTTGGTATGAACCTAATGCCCAAGGTGAAGCtctacttgaagaaaaatgcCCAGTTTGCGAAACTGACTTGTACAGCGATCCTGGGCCAAATGATCTTGACCTTTGGCTACACGCCTACCGGTACGAATCACTGGAGGTTGACCCAGCTAccaacaaaaaaaataggAGTTATCGTACACAGCTGCCTTTATGGGCTCTAGAGCCGCATAGAAAATACATGGAACTagcattgaaagaagcagctAAATGTGGTCCAACCACAACTGCCTTCAGTGTCGGCGCAGTGCTAGTAAATGGAAGCGAAACACTCTCCACTGGATATTCAAGGGAATTAATAGGTAATACGCACGCTGAGCAGTGTGCATTGGAGAAATATTTCACTCAAGTTGGTGCTAGAGAAGTGCCGGAAGGTACCGTTCTGTACACTACCATGGAACCCTGCTCTTTCAGGTTGAGTGGCAACGAGCCTTGCGTCCATAGGATACTGGCGCAAAACGGTAACATCAAAAACGTTTTTGTTGGAGTCATTGAGCCAGACACATTTGTTAAGAACAATACAAGTTACGATATCTTACTCGGCCAAGGAATAGATTACATTCAAATTCCAGGCTACGAAGAAATCTGCAAAAAGCTTGCATTTAAAGGACATGAAAGTGCACACTAA
- the NAT1 gene encoding peptide alpha-N-acetyltransferase complex A subunit NAT1 (similar to Saccharomyces cerevisiae NAT1 (YDL040C); ancestral locus Anc_3.153) — MPVFGRSNEQTQFLEALKLYESKSYKKSIKILDGTLKKDSAFVDALALKGLDLLSLGEKSDAESYVKNALNKIEGTTASPICCHVLGIYMRTTKKYAESVKWFQASLNNGSTNQQIYRDLATLQSQIGDLKGALVSRKKYWEAYLGYRANWTALAIAQDINGEHQQAVNTLSQFEKLVEGKLVKQRCTRHNECLMYKNEIMYRAAGNNKEKLQNVLKHLNDIEPNVYDKYGLLEEKASIYMKLGELKEASKIYRTLIKRNPDDFRYYKLLEVALGVQGHIPLRKALYEKLQSFYPRSEPPVFIPLTFIEDEKELSQKLKDYIIPQLQRGVPAAFCNVKPLYQARASVVPSLLEQIVVDYSLTLDPTKEPLPYIWTCYYLAQHFLHLKQFQKSQEFIDRAIKHTPTLVELYIFKGRVLKHLGLLEEAAETLEAGRKLDLQDRFINTKTVKYYLRANNIEKATDIASLFTKNDDSVNGIKDLHLVEAAWFIIEQAEAYYRLYVTSSRKLQNLVTKAEELEAKEDPEVEALIRDIKIEEWETKKNQGLALKRFQAISKFYDQFEDDQLDFHSYCMRKGTPRAYIDMLKWAKTIYTKPVYVRALKGAFKIYSKLHDNSKLTEEEDIFSRISKLMKRHAKKAKKETSTINKGKNEEKKQVLAYPEADDEDVFGTDLLNTKEPLKAFSETFYSKYSEQVTELEKDYPLEFNFQYRSGKLALCLAALSKYTKYHGQKCGLAGAMAITLLLSTKDEASFDVIGKKVAIKGLESLFPELPSSEKDKEEFDWLNYFTENFNGHDLNALSFIYGYKNLFDSSKVKEMILQELANCEPFTQNAVLQYKL; from the coding sequence ATGCCAGTATTCGGTAGATCAAATGAACAAACACAGTTCCTTGAGGCCTTGAAACTCTACGAATCTAAGAGTTACAAAAAGTCAATCAAGATTTTGGATGGCACTCTGAAAAAGGATTCTGCTTTTGTGGACGCTTTGGCGTTAAAGGGGCTTGATCTATTGTCtcttggtgaaaaatcagaCGCCGAGAGCTATGTCAAAAACGCCCTCAATAAGATAGAGGGCACCACTGCTTCACCAATCTGTTGCCATGTCCTTGGTATCTATATGAGGACTACCAAAAAATATGCTGAGTCTGTTAAATGGTTTCAGGCCTCTTTAAACAATGGATCCACAAATCAGCAGATTTACCGAGATCTAGCTACTTTGCAATCGCAGATTGGAGACCTAAAAGGTGCATTAGTATCCAGGAAAAAGTACTGGGAAGCATATTTGGGGTATCGCGCAAACTGGACAGCTCTAGCGATAGCACAGGACATCAATGGTGAGCATCAACAGGCAGTGAACACGTTGtctcaatttgaaaagttaGTTGAGGGTAAACTGGTGAAGCAGAGATGTACGAGACACAATGAATGTCTAATGTACAAGAACGAGATAATGTACAGAGCTGCGGGAaacaacaaagaaaagcttcaaaatgtGCTAAAACACCTGAACGATATCGAGCCAAACGTTTATGACAAATACGGGTTGCTGGAAGAGAAAGCCTCGATTTATATGAAACTTGGCGAATTGAAAGAGGCTTCCAAAATTTACAGAACCTTGATTAAAAGGAATCCGGATGACTTTAGATACTACAAACTGCTCGAGGTTGCACTTGGAGTCCAAGGTCACATCCCTCTTAGAAAGGCCCTTTATGAGAAGTTGCAAAGCTTTTACCCCAGAAGCGAGCCACCGGTGTTCATTCCTCTGACTTTcattgaggatgaaaagGAACTGagtcaaaaattgaaggattacATTATCCCACAGTTACAACGAGGTGTTCCTGCAGCCTTTTGTAACGTAAAACCTTTGTATCAGGCGAGAGCGTCTGTTGTTCCATCGCTTTTGGAACAAATTGTGGTCGATTATTCGCTAACGCTTGATCCAACCAAGGAGCCGCTACCTTACATTTGGACATGTTACTATCTTGCTCAACATTTCCTACATCTCAAACAGttccaaaaatctcaaGAGTTTATTGACAGGGCCATCAAACACACCCCAACTTTGGTTGAGCTGTACATTTTTAAAGGCCGTGTGTTGAAGCATCTAGGCTTACTGGAAGAAGCGGCCGAAACTCTTGAAGCTGGAAGAAAACTGGACTTGCAAGATAGATTTATCAATACAAAGACGGTGAAATATTACTTGAGAGCGAACAACATCGAAAAGGCCACAGATATTGCTTctcttttcaccaaaaATGATGACTCCGTCAATGGTATTAAGGATCTCCATCTTGTTGAAGCAGCTTGGTTCATTATCGAGCAAGCCGAGGCCTATTACAGATTGTATGTTACTTCCTCACGCAAATTGCAGAATTTGGTCACAAAAGCAGAAGAACTAGAAGCTAAAGAGGATCCCGAGGTCGAAGCCCTCATTCGCGACATAAAGATCGAGGAATGGGAAACAAAAAAGAACCAAGGATTGGCTCTTAAAAGATTTCAAGCCATTAGTAAGTTTTatgatcaatttgaagacgacCAACTAGACTTCCACTCCTACTGCATGAGAAAGGGAACCCCAAGAGCATACATTGATATGTTGAAATGGGCCAAAACCATCTACACCAAGCCTGTCTATGTGCGTGCTCTGAAGGGAGCCTTCAAAATATACTCGAAATTGCACGACAACTCAAAATTGACcgaagaggaagatatCTTCAGCAGGATCAGCAAGTTAATGAAGAGGCATGCGAAGAAAGCAAAGAAGGAGACCTCTACGATTAACAAAGGTAAAAACGAGGAAAAGAAACAAGTATTGGCTTACCCCgaagctgatgatgaagatgtatTTGGTACTGACTTGTTGAACACAAAGGAACCACTAAAAGCTTTTAGCGAGACTTTTTACAGCAAGTATTCTGAGCAAGTTACTGAGCTGGAAAAAGACTATCCACTTGAATTTAACTTCCAATACAGGAGCGGAAAGCTGGCTTTGTGTCTTGCCGCACTCTCCAAATACACTAAATACCATGGCCAAAAATGCGGTCTCGCTGGCGCTATGGCAATTACTCTACTTTTGTCCACTAAGGATGAAGCGTCCTTCGATGTTATTGGTAAAAAAGTAGCCATTAAAGGTTTAGAAAGTTTGTTTCCAGAACTCCCATCTAGCGAGAAGGACAAAGAGGAGTTTGATTGGCTCAACTACTTCACAGAAAACTTTAACGGTCATGATTTAAACGCTCTTTCATTTATTTACGGCTACAAGAACCTTTTTGATAGCTCGAAAGTGAAAGAAATGATTCTACAAGAACTGGCCAACTGTGAGCCATTTACTCAGAACGCTGTTCTACAATACAAATTGTAA
- the RTG1 gene encoding Rtg1p (similar to Saccharomyces cerevisiae RTG1 (YOL067C); ancestral locus Anc_3.152) translates to MRGSVSSSVTSTASNQLSRVDRKRRDNINDRIQQLLTMIPNEFFQDYYKNSSCTDSEYGSGDTPSSATTPKPGTNAAKIKGTGTRDGKPNKGQILTQAVEYIMSLQNEIDSKNREEVELILKVQDLSKITGTIVNDINLENTSAEMALAKIGVGSLAGEIAQDDEQGQLDSQTALPANPQYANPKISNFEYGGYSEYGDGI, encoded by the coding sequence ATGCGGGGCTCagtatcttcatcagtgACCTCTACAGCGAGCAATCAGCTCAGCAGAGTAGATAGGAAACGCCGCGATAACATCAACGATAGAATTCAACAATTGCTCACAATGATCCCTAACGAGTTTTTTCAGGACTATTACAAGAATTCAAGTTGTACGGATTCCGAGTATGGCTCTGGAGACACACCTAGCTCCGCCACAACCCCCAAACCGGGCACAAATGCAGCGAAGATCAAAGGCACAGGCACCAGAGATGGGAAACCAAACAAGGGACAAATATTGACGCAGGCAGTTGAATACATCATGTCCTTACAAAACGAAATCGATTCCAAGAATCGGGAAGAAGTGGAACTTATCTTAAAAGTGCAAGACCTGAGCAAAATTACAGGAACAATAGTCAATGATATCAACCTAGAGAACACCAGCGCAGAAATGGCCCTTGCCAAGATCGGAGTGGGCAGTCTAGCGGGAGAAATTGCACAGGACGATGAACAAGGTCAACTAGACTCTCAAACTGCACTCCCCGCCAATCCGCAATACGCCAACCCAAAGATCAGCAACTTCGAATACGGAGGATATTCAGAGTATGGAGACGGCATCTAG